The DNA sequence AGCGAGATCACACCGATGACGAAGACGGCCGCCCGGATCACCGGGTAGTCCTTGTCGATCGAGATGGCCTGCACGATCACGCCACCCAGGCCGGGCCACGCGAAAACCGCCTCGGTTATCAGGGCCGAGCCGAGCAGTGCCGTGAGGATGATGCCCGACAGCGTCAGTGCGGTGGTGAGGAGGTTCGGGAGCATATGCTTCGCGTACAGCGTCAGCGAGGGAAGACGCCACCCGCGCGCGGTGCGCATGTAGTCCTGCTCGAGGATGACCGCGGCTTCCCGGCGCACCACCCGGGCCACCGCGCAGGCACCGCCGAGTGTCAGCGAGAGCACCGGCAGGATCGCCGCCTGGCTGAGGTCGTACGCCTGCGAGTACGCCGGCGGGAGCGCACGCAGCCAGACGGCGAAGATCACGACGAGCGCGGTGGCCTGGACGTAGACGGGCACCGAGGAGATGAAACCGGTCACGACGTTGAACGAGGTCCCGAGGATGCGGCGACGGTCGCCGCGCGTCGCGACGCCGACCGCCATGCCTGCGGCGATGCCGATCACGAGGAGCAGCAGCACGGCGGGGATCGTGATGGCGAGGGTGTAGGGCACGGCGGCCATCACGACATCCAGCGCGGGCACCCGGAACCGGTAGGAGTCACCGAAATCTCCCTGGATGACGCCGGCCAGATACGTGGCGAACTGCACCGGGACCGGCTGGTCCAGGCCGAGCTGTTCGCGCACCATCTCGACCTGGTCGAGCGTGGCGTTCTCGCCGGCGATGGCCGTCGCCGGGTCACCGGGGATCAGCTGCACGATCAGGAAGGTGATCACCACGAGCAAGGCCACGTTGACCAGCAGACCGGCCGCCCTGCGCAGCAGGAAGCGGCGCCAGGCCCCGGCGAGGGATGCGGCACGGGGGCCGCCTCCCGGGTCGGGGCTCTCGGGCCCGCCGGCGGAGATGGGTGGGCCGCCCGGGCCGGTCGGCATGGAGGTCACGATGGGGACGATGCTCATGTTCGAGTCTCCTGTTGGTTCCGGCCCGGGCAGCGTGTCACGGTCACCCCGTGATTCGCACCGCCGACGGGTCCCAGTATCCGTTGAACACGTACGCGGCGAAGCCGGGTCGGGTCACGTACCGATGCGTGTCGGTGATCAAGGGCATCATGTCGACGCGCTCGAGGATCGTCTCCTGCGCCGACTCGAACGCCGCGCACTGCTCGTCGGGGTCGGCGGACTGCATCGCCTCAGCGAAGAACGCAGCGCCTTCGGGGTTGTCCGCACCGACCACGTTCGTGCCCCCCTGCGGGTAGGTCGCGCCGAGGTAGCGGGCGATCGACAGGTGGATGAGGCCGGGCCCGGCGTTCTCCGCGGCAAGGGCGACGTCCCACTTCTGGGGTTCGGTGCGCATCTGCTTCGACCACTCGGCCGGATCCGGGGCGGACACCTCGACGGTGGCACCGGCCGCGCGGAGCGACTCGGCGAGGTAGTCCGCCGCCGGGTCCCAGTTGCTCATGATGAGCAGACGGACCGTCTGGCCGTCCAGCTCGGCCGACGCCGCCGCCGGGTCGTAGCTCTGCAGCAGCGACGGCTCCTCGAGCGCACACGCGTATCCGGCCGAGTTGACCGTGTACTGCGTCTCACCGAGACCGTCCAGCCCCGCGTCGTTGAAGCCCTGCGGGTCGATCGCCTGCGCGACCGCCGCGCGAAGCGCCTCGTTGCCCTCGAAGATCGATCCCGCACCGGGCGTCTGGTTGAACACGAGGTTGTAGGCCGAGCTCGCGAAGGTCACCGTGCTGAAGCCCTCTTCGTCGGCGAAGCGGAGCGCATTCGAGTCGTAGAACCGCGCACCGTCGATGCCGCCGGACTCGAGCAGATTGGCGCTCGTGTTGCCGTCGGGCTGGACACTGTAGTTGAGCGTCTTCGCCGGCACGCCCTCCACGCTCGTCCACGCCGGCCACGCGTCGTAGTCGT is a window from the Microbacterium lacus genome containing:
- a CDS encoding ABC transporter permease, whose amino-acid sequence is MSIVPIVTSMPTGPGGPPISAGGPESPDPGGGPRAASLAGAWRRFLLRRAAGLLVNVALLVVITFLIVQLIPGDPATAIAGENATLDQVEMVREQLGLDQPVPVQFATYLAGVIQGDFGDSYRFRVPALDVVMAAVPYTLAITIPAVLLLLVIGIAAGMAVGVATRGDRRRILGTSFNVVTGFISSVPVYVQATALVVIFAVWLRALPPAYSQAYDLSQAAILPVLSLTLGGACAVARVVRREAAVILEQDYMRTARGWRLPSLTLYAKHMLPNLLTTALTLSGIILTALLGSALITEAVFAWPGLGGVIVQAISIDKDYPVIRAAVFVIGVISLVITLVIDVILGIIDPRTLGD
- a CDS encoding ABC transporter substrate-binding protein, translating into MRNKKPLAGTALVVVAGMSLAGCAAGNADEAPEAAATDTINLELWYAPATFNPALATATSDLQNARLGFDTLLRAGEDGLIGGLATEWESASSSDYTFTLRDDATCADGTAITPSVVAGSFEYLVGLEDAAAVTWKNQAFGSGTPTFTADDGAGTLQITLSEPYSQLLGGVSQPGLGVICPAGIEDPEGLAAGSVEGAFSGPYTLSDQQPGVSVSFALRDDYDAWPAWTSVEGVPAKTLNYSVQPDGNTSANLLESGGIDGARFYDSNALRFADEEGFSTVTFASSAYNLVFNQTPGAGSIFEGNEALRAAVAQAIDPQGFNDAGLDGLGETQYTVNSAGYACALEEPSLLQSYDPAAASAELDGQTVRLLIMSNWDPAADYLAESLRAAGATVEVSAPDPAEWSKQMRTEPQKWDVALAAENAGPGLIHLSIARYLGATYPQGGTNVVGADNPEGAAFFAEAMQSADPDEQCAAFESAQETILERVDMMPLITDTHRYVTRPGFAAYVFNGYWDPSAVRITG